One Brassica napus cultivar Da-Ae chromosome C2, Da-Ae, whole genome shotgun sequence DNA window includes the following coding sequences:
- the LOC106417680 gene encoding RING-H2 finger protein ATL63-like — translation MWLSSHSTCPLCRSPVLPVSDQDNLKPTANGVEEEEVEVRLQLFQAGGEENFAADVRRCSQSLAVLQDNLKIGVDDVVGEGEVIIEVLDEEINVGGIRDQRHQHLVRRRGCRSRSECSKT, via the exons ATGTGGTTGTCTTCTCATTCTACTTGCCCTCTCTGTCGATCCCCTGTTCTCCCCGTCTCAGACCAAGACAACCTCAAGCCGACCGCTAATGgcgtggaagaagaagaagtagaggTCAGATTGCAACTGTTTCAAGCTGGCGGAGAAGAGAACTTCGCCGCCGATGTTCGGAGATGTTCACAGTCTCTTGCTGTGTTGCAAGATAATCTCAAGATAGGAGTTGACGACGTAGTCGGAGAAGGAGAGGTCATAATTGAAGTGTTAGATGAGGAAATCAACGTGGGAGGGATCAGAGACCAACGTCATCAACATCTAGTTCGTCGAAGAGGATGTAGAAGTAGATCGGAATGTAGCAAG ACATGA
- the LOC106417692 gene encoding uncharacterized protein At5g39865-like, producing MWRPWRKSSVKTHKTYSPTASFSFKDIHHLCTDDSSSLPSSPSLSRVFHRVCAANLILRSWPTPPSNHLLRADSEPVTLRRNHEPDVIQISIPGAENSIVVYFTSLRVVRPTFEDCRAVTTILRTFPVRIDERDLSMDASYAAELERIFFGGKKDLPKLPRVFIGGRYVGGAEEVIQLHETGELKKLVQELPRVERGVCEMCGCYRFVPCNDCHGSHKVYTEKLGFRTCSTCNENGLVRCSSCSYSRLRAGS from the coding sequence ATGTGGCGGCCGTGGCGCAAATCGTCGGTTAAGACGCACAAAACATACTCTCCCACCGCCTCTTTCTCCTTCAAAGACATCCACCACCTCTGCACAGACGACTCCTCTTCTCTCCCTTCTTCTCCCTCTCTTTCCAGAGTTTTTCACAGAGTCTGCGCTGCCAACTTGATCCTCCGCTCCTGGCCAACTCCTCCGTCTAACCACCTCCTCCGCGCAGACTCCGAGCCTGTCACTCTACGGCGGAATCATGAACCAGATGTTATACAGATCTCCATCCCCGGCGCGGAGAACAGCATCGTCGTCTACTTCACCAGCCTCCGCGTCGTTCGTCCCACGTTCGAGGACTGCCGAGCAGTCACGACGATCCTCCGCACCTTCCCCGTGCGAATCGACGAGCGAGATCTCTCAATGGACGCGTCTTACGCGGCGGAGCTGGAGCGGATCTTCTTCGGCGGGAAGAAAGATCTTCCGAAGCTGCCGCGCGTGTTTATCGGCGGACGGTACGTCGGGGGAGCGGAGGAGGTGATACAGCTTCACGAGACCGGGGAGCTGAAGAAGCTCGTACAAGAGTTGCCGAGGGTTGAGCGAGGGGTTTGCGAGATGTGCGGCTGTTATAGGTTCGTACCGTGCAACGACTGTCACGGTAGTCATAAGGTGTATACGGAGAAGTTAGGGTTTAGAACATGCTCGACGTGCAACGAGAACGGTCTCGTCAGGTGTTCGTCTTGTTCGTATTCCCGTCTCAGGGCTGGttcctag